Proteins encoded in a region of the Myxococcus guangdongensis genome:
- the tuf gene encoding elongation factor Tu: protein MAKEKFERNKPHVNIGTIGHVDHGKTSLTAAITKVLAKTGGATFLAYDQIDKAPEERERGITISTAHVEYQTKNRHYAHVDCPGHADYVKNMITGAAQMDGAILVVSAADGPMPQTREHILLARQVGVPYIVVFLNKVDLLDDPELRELVEMEVRDLLKKYEFPGDSIPIIPGSAVKALEGDASDIGEPAILKLMEAVDSYIPTPQRATDKPFLMPVEDVFSIAGRGTVATGRVERGRVKVGEEVEVVGLRPTQKTVVTGVEMFRKLLDEGMAGDNIGALVRGLKREDMERGQVIAKPGSITPHTKFKAQIYVLSKEEGGRHTPFFKGYRPQFYFRTTDVTGTVKLPENVEMVMPGDNIAIEVELITPVAMEKELRFAVREGGRTVGAGVVAEVIE, encoded by the coding sequence ATGGCCAAGGAGAAGTTCGAGCGTAACAAGCCCCACGTGAACATCGGCACGATCGGACACGTGGACCACGGCAAGACGTCGCTGACGGCGGCCATCACGAAGGTGCTGGCGAAGACGGGCGGCGCCACGTTCCTGGCGTACGACCAGATCGACAAGGCGCCGGAAGAGCGCGAGCGCGGCATCACGATCTCGACGGCGCACGTCGAGTATCAGACGAAGAACCGTCACTACGCGCACGTCGACTGTCCGGGCCACGCCGACTACGTGAAGAACATGATCACGGGCGCGGCGCAGATGGACGGCGCCATCCTGGTGGTGTCGGCGGCGGACGGCCCGATGCCCCAGACGCGTGAGCACATCCTGCTAGCGCGCCAGGTCGGTGTCCCGTACATCGTGGTCTTCCTGAACAAGGTGGACCTGCTGGACGACCCGGAGCTGCGCGAGCTGGTGGAGATGGAGGTCCGGGACCTGCTGAAGAAGTACGAGTTCCCCGGCGACAGCATCCCCATCATCCCGGGCTCCGCCGTGAAGGCGCTCGAGGGTGACGCGAGCGACATCGGCGAGCCGGCCATCCTGAAGCTGATGGAGGCGGTGGACAGCTACATCCCGACGCCGCAGCGCGCGACGGACAAGCCCTTCCTGATGCCGGTGGAGGACGTGTTCTCCATCGCCGGCCGTGGAACGGTGGCGACGGGCCGCGTGGAGCGCGGTCGGGTCAAGGTCGGCGAGGAGGTCGAGGTCGTCGGCCTTCGCCCGACGCAGAAGACGGTCGTGACGGGCGTGGAGATGTTCCGCAAGCTGCTGGACGAGGGCATGGCGGGCGACAACATCGGCGCGCTGGTTCGCGGCCTGAAGCGTGAGGACATGGAGCGTGGGCAGGTGATTGCCAAGCCTGGCAGCATCACGCCGCACACCAAGTTCAAGGCGCAGATTTACGTGCTGTCGAAGGAAGAGGGTGGTCGTCACACGCCGTTCTTCAAGGGCTACCGTCCCCAGTTCTACTTCCGCACCACGGACGTGACGGGAACGGTGAAGCTGCCGGAGAACGTGGAGATGGTGATGCCGGGCGACAACATCGCGATCGAGGTGGAGCTCATCACCCCTGTCGCGATGGAGAAGGAGCTGCGCTTCGCTGTTCGCGAGGGTGGCCGCACGGTGGGCGCCGGCGTCGTGGCGGAAGTGATCGAGTAG
- the rpsG gene encoding 30S ribosomal protein S7, protein MPRRRVVAKRKILPDPKFQDRLVTKFVNDLMRKGKKSIAEGVCYGAFALIEERAKEDPLKTFKKALDNVKPVLEVKSRRVGGATYQVPVEVRQDRRVALGMRWIITYSKARGEKTMQEKLAGEIMDAANNRGNAVKKREDTHKMAEANKAFAHYRW, encoded by the coding sequence ATGCCTCGCCGTCGCGTAGTCGCCAAGCGCAAGATTCTTCCGGATCCGAAGTTCCAGGACCGGCTCGTCACCAAGTTCGTCAACGACCTGATGCGGAAGGGCAAGAAGTCCATCGCGGAAGGCGTCTGCTACGGAGCCTTCGCCCTCATCGAAGAGCGCGCGAAGGAGGACCCCCTCAAGACGTTCAAGAAGGCCCTCGACAACGTCAAGCCGGTGCTGGAGGTCAAGAGCCGCCGCGTCGGTGGCGCCACCTACCAGGTGCCCGTCGAGGTCCGTCAGGACCGTCGCGTCGCCCTCGGCATGCGTTGGATCATCACGTACTCCAAGGCCCGTGGCGAGAAGACCATGCAGGAGAAGCTGGCCGGCGAGATCATGGACGCCGCCAACAACCGCGGCAACGCGGTGAAGAAGCGTGAAGACACGCACAAGATGGCGGAGGCCAACAAGGCCTTCGCGCACTACCGCTGGTAG
- the fusA gene encoding elongation factor G, with amino-acid sequence MAREHPLERYRNIGIMAHIDAGKTTTTERILFYTGAIHRMGEVHEGNTTTDWMVQERERGITITSAAITAFWQRNEHRYRVNLIDTPGHVDFTIEVERSLRVLDGAVAVFDAVNGVEPQSETVWRQADRYKVPRICFINKMDRIGADFEMSVGTIREKLGARAVRMQLPLGAEDKHRGVIDLLTMKALVFVDSEQGSRYDIEAIPEEYREQAEAARAELLEAAAEQDDALTEKFLEGQELTEQEVRAAIRKGCVGLKLFPVFCGSAFRHKGVQPLLDAVIDYLPSPLDIPPVHGKTPKGEDAVRETRDDAPFSALAFKIMNDPAFQSQTLTFLRVYSGKLEAGTAVWNSVKGKRERVSRLVQMRADKKDELTECYAGDICAVVGLKLAATGDTLCDDKQPIILERMEFPEPVIDIAIEPKSTADQDKIIQSLQRLAMEDPSFRVRTNEETGQTLIAGMGELHLEIIVDRLLREFKVDANIGKPQVAYRETITTPMQAEGKFIRQTGGRGQYGHIWLRVMPNEPGKGFAFENKIVGGVVPKEFVDAVRDGVQEALQNGPVAGYPMVDVKVEAYDGSVHDVDSSEMAFKIAGSLAFKDAVRAASPVLLEPIMNCEIVTPEPFMGDVIGDLNGRRGKVLGMTPRPGNLQAIQAQVPLAAMFGYSTDLRSRSQGRATYTMQFSHYAPAPKTALNRY; translated from the coding sequence ATGGCTCGCGAGCATCCCCTGGAGCGCTACCGCAACATCGGCATCATGGCGCACATCGATGCCGGCAAGACGACCACCACCGAGCGGATCCTCTTCTACACCGGCGCCATCCATCGGATGGGCGAGGTGCACGAGGGAAACACCACCACGGACTGGATGGTCCAGGAGCGTGAGCGCGGCATCACCATCACCTCCGCCGCCATCACCGCCTTCTGGCAGCGCAACGAGCATCGCTACCGCGTCAACCTCATCGACACCCCCGGGCACGTGGACTTCACCATCGAGGTGGAGCGCTCCCTGCGCGTGCTCGACGGCGCCGTCGCCGTGTTCGACGCGGTCAACGGCGTGGAGCCGCAGTCGGAGACGGTCTGGCGCCAGGCGGACCGCTACAAGGTCCCCCGTATCTGCTTCATCAACAAGATGGACCGCATCGGCGCGGACTTCGAGATGTCCGTCGGCACCATCCGCGAGAAGCTCGGCGCCAGGGCGGTGCGCATGCAGCTGCCGCTGGGGGCCGAGGACAAGCACCGCGGCGTCATCGACCTCCTGACGATGAAGGCCCTGGTCTTCGTCGACTCGGAGCAGGGGAGCCGCTACGACATCGAGGCGATTCCCGAGGAGTACCGCGAGCAGGCCGAGGCCGCGCGCGCGGAGCTGCTCGAGGCCGCCGCGGAGCAGGACGACGCGCTGACGGAGAAGTTCCTGGAGGGCCAGGAGCTCACCGAGCAGGAGGTCCGCGCGGCCATCCGCAAGGGCTGCGTGGGGCTGAAGCTGTTCCCGGTGTTCTGCGGGTCGGCGTTCCGCCACAAGGGCGTGCAGCCGCTGTTGGACGCGGTCATCGACTACCTGCCGAGCCCGCTGGACATCCCGCCGGTGCACGGCAAGACGCCCAAGGGCGAGGACGCGGTGCGCGAGACGCGGGACGACGCGCCCTTCAGCGCCCTGGCGTTCAAGATCATGAACGACCCGGCGTTCCAGTCGCAGACGCTGACGTTCCTGCGCGTCTACTCCGGGAAGCTGGAGGCGGGCACGGCGGTGTGGAACTCGGTGAAGGGCAAGCGCGAGCGCGTCAGCCGCCTGGTCCAGATGCGCGCGGACAAGAAGGACGAGCTGACCGAGTGCTACGCGGGTGACATCTGCGCGGTGGTGGGCCTGAAGCTGGCGGCGACGGGCGACACGCTCTGCGACGACAAGCAGCCCATCATCCTCGAGCGGATGGAGTTCCCCGAGCCGGTCATCGACATCGCCATCGAGCCGAAGTCCACGGCGGACCAGGACAAGATCATCCAGTCCCTGCAGCGCCTGGCGATGGAGGACCCGTCCTTCCGCGTGCGGACGAACGAGGAGACGGGGCAGACGCTGATCGCCGGCATGGGCGAGTTGCACCTGGAGATCATCGTCGACCGCCTCCTGAGGGAGTTCAAGGTCGACGCGAACATTGGCAAGCCGCAGGTGGCCTACCGCGAGACCATCACCACGCCGATGCAGGCCGAGGGCAAGTTCATCCGCCAGACGGGCGGCCGGGGGCAGTACGGCCACATCTGGCTGAGGGTGATGCCGAACGAGCCCGGCAAGGGCTTCGCCTTCGAGAACAAGATCGTCGGCGGCGTGGTGCCCAAGGAGTTCGTGGACGCGGTGCGCGACGGCGTCCAGGAGGCCCTGCAGAACGGCCCCGTGGCGGGCTACCCCATGGTGGACGTGAAGGTGGAGGCCTACGACGGCTCCGTGCACGACGTGGACTCGAGTGAGATGGCGTTCAAGATCGCCGGCTCGCTGGCCTTCAAGGACGCGGTGCGCGCGGCCAGCCCCGTGCTGCTCGAGCCCATCATGAACTGCGAAATCGTCACGCCCGAGCCCTTCATGGGCGACGTGATTGGCGACCTGAACGGCCGGCGAGGCAAGGTGCTGGGCATGACGCCCCGCCCAGGCAACCTGCAGGCCATCCAGGCACAGGTGCCCCTGGCCGCCATGTTCGGCTACTCGACCGACCTGCGCAGCCGCAGCCAGGGAAGGGCGACCTACACCATGCAGTTCAGTCACTACGCGCCGGCGCCCAAGACGGCGCTGAACCGCTACTGA